In Actinomycetota bacterium, one DNA window encodes the following:
- a CDS encoding SDR family oxidoreductase, whose protein sequence is MSRVVVTGATGFLGSHLCRALIGRGDEVVAIDNLSTGALENLADLYGHDRFVFVKHDVSEYVWVPGPVDAILHFASPASPKDYLEMPIQTLKVGSLGTHKTLGLAKEKHARYLLASTSEVYGDPQLSPQPESYWGHVNPVGPRGVYDEAKRFAEAMAMAYHRYHGVDVRIARIFNTYGPSMRPDDGRVISNFLVQALQGKPLTVYGDGTQTRSFCYVDDQVRALLALLDSDYVGPVNIGNPSEFTVRELADIVLEVTGSRSEITYEPLPQDDPTQRRPDITLARQVLGWTPKIDLREGLRRTAGWFAECLRE, encoded by the coding sequence GTGAGCCGCGTCGTGGTCACCGGCGCCACCGGGTTCCTCGGGTCGCACCTGTGCCGGGCGCTGATCGGCCGCGGTGACGAGGTCGTCGCCATCGACAACCTCTCCACCGGCGCGCTGGAGAACCTCGCCGACCTCTACGGTCACGACCGCTTCGTGTTCGTGAAGCACGACGTGTCCGAGTACGTCTGGGTGCCCGGCCCGGTCGATGCGATCCTGCACTTCGCCAGCCCGGCGTCGCCCAAGGATTACCTCGAGATGCCGATCCAGACCTTGAAGGTCGGCAGCCTCGGGACTCACAAGACGCTGGGTCTGGCCAAGGAGAAACACGCGCGGTACCTGCTGGCCTCGACCAGCGAGGTGTACGGCGACCCACAGCTCAGTCCCCAGCCCGAGTCGTACTGGGGGCACGTCAATCCGGTGGGACCCCGGGGCGTGTACGACGAGGCCAAGCGTTTCGCCGAGGCCATGGCGATGGCCTACCACCGCTACCACGGCGTCGACGTGCGGATCGCCCGCATCTTCAACACGTACGGTCCGTCGATGCGCCCCGACGACGGACGCGTCATCTCGAACTTCCTGGTCCAAGCTCTGCAGGGCAAGCCTCTCACCGTGTACGGCGACGGGACACAGACCCGCAGCTTCTGCTACGTCGACGACCAGGTTCGCGCCTTGCTCGCGCTGCTCGACTCGGACTACGTCGGTCCGGTCAACATCGGCAACCCGTCGGAGTTCACGGTGCGCGAGCTGGCCGACATCGTCCTGGAGGTGACCGGTTCCCGCTCGGAGATCACCTACGAACCGCTCCCGCAGGACGACCCCACCCAGCGGAGACCGGACATCACGCTGGCACGACAGGTGCTGGGCTGGACGCCGAAGATCGATCTACGGGAGGGTCTCCGCCGGACCGCCGGGTGGTTCGCGGAGTGCCTACGCGAGTGA
- a CDS encoding UDP-glucose/GDP-mannose dehydrogenase family protein, with protein MRIAVIGVGHVGLVTAACLARWGHQVTGMDDDPDKIATLRSGGVPFHEPGLAELVTEGRTQGRLRFTDDVDDALADVAVAFVCVGTPSLPGGAPNLNFVERAGQAAANHADDDLVLVEKSTVPANTGIRLTQVIRREQARNGNAVSIDVASNPEFLREGQAVHDTLHPDRVVVGTDSERAATALREVYDPLLERHDCPYLETDLVTAELIKHASNAFLATRISFVNAIARICDLVGADVEVVAEGMGYDHRIGAHFLRAGLGYGGSCFPKDVDAFIHLSRSLGYDFRLLEEVRRVNNEMREHVFETLRAELWHLEGKIVTLLGAAFKPGTDDLRNAPALWLAEQLLADGSQVRVYDPVALEHVKARLPDVECVDDPLAACRDAHAAVVCTEWDEIAALRGEQLAAVLGYPIVIDGRNVFDPHAMRAAGLQYHGIGRPTAEPTPEPA; from the coding sequence TTGCGTATCGCAGTGATCGGAGTTGGCCACGTCGGGCTCGTGACCGCGGCGTGTCTCGCGCGCTGGGGACACCAGGTCACCGGGATGGACGACGATCCCGACAAGATCGCGACGCTGCGCTCGGGCGGTGTCCCGTTCCACGAACCGGGACTGGCCGAGCTCGTCACCGAGGGTCGGACGCAAGGCCGGTTGCGCTTCACCGACGACGTGGACGACGCGCTGGCGGACGTGGCGGTGGCGTTCGTCTGCGTGGGGACGCCGTCGCTGCCCGGCGGCGCCCCGAACCTGAACTTCGTCGAGCGCGCGGGCCAGGCTGCGGCGAACCACGCCGACGACGACCTGGTCCTGGTCGAGAAGTCGACGGTCCCGGCCAACACCGGGATACGGCTGACGCAGGTGATCCGCCGCGAGCAGGCACGCAACGGCAACGCCGTCTCGATCGATGTGGCATCTAACCCCGAGTTCTTGCGCGAAGGTCAGGCTGTCCACGACACCCTCCACCCCGACCGGGTGGTGGTCGGCACCGACTCCGAGCGTGCTGCCACGGCCCTGCGCGAGGTCTACGACCCGCTGCTCGAGCGCCATGACTGTCCGTACCTGGAGACCGACCTGGTCACCGCCGAGCTGATCAAGCACGCGTCGAACGCGTTCCTGGCCACACGCATCTCGTTCGTCAACGCGATCGCGCGCATCTGCGACTTGGTGGGTGCCGACGTGGAGGTCGTCGCCGAAGGGATGGGCTACGACCACCGCATCGGCGCGCACTTCCTGCGAGCGGGGCTCGGGTACGGCGGGTCGTGTTTCCCCAAGGACGTGGACGCCTTCATCCACCTGTCGCGCAGCCTCGGGTACGACTTCCGCCTGCTGGAGGAGGTCCGTCGCGTCAACAACGAGATGCGTGAACACGTCTTCGAGACGCTCCGCGCCGAGCTGTGGCACCTGGAGGGCAAGATCGTGACGTTGCTGGGAGCGGCGTTCAAGCCGGGCACCGATGATCTGCGCAACGCCCCGGCTCTTTGGCTGGCGGAGCAACTGCTGGCCGATGGCTCACAGGTCCGGGTGTACGACCCGGTCGCGCTGGAGCACGTCAAGGCCCGACTACCCGATGTCGAGTGCGTCGACGACCCGTTGGCCGCATGCCGCGACGCCCATGCTGCCGTGGTATGCACCGAGTGGGACGAGATCGCTGCGCTCCGCGGTGAGCAACTCGCCGCGGTGCTGGGCTACCCGATCGTGATCGACGGACGCAATGTCTTCGACCCCCACGCGATGCGCGCCGCCGGGCTGCAGTACCACGGGATCGGCCGTCCCACCGCGGAGCCGACGCCGGAGCCCGCGTGA
- the lhgO gene encoding L-2-hydroxyglutarate oxidase, which translates to MGSRYDVAIVGGGIVGLATAYSIARRAPATRIVVVEKEAELASHQTGRNSGVVHAGIYYAPGTMKARLALAGRRRLERFAQAHDIPYERVGKVVVATRPEEVPRLRGLHDRAVANGVEGLRKIDRDELLQIEPHVEGVAALHSPSTAITDFRQVALALAREVERRGGDVLVEHEVIDLRTGRDGAGELLTRQGVIAARAVVTCAGLHSDRLAASTGGSRDLRIVPFRGRYLRLRPSARALVRGNIYPVPDPRLPFLGVHFTPRIDGEVLLGPNAVLALHREGYGRDDRFRWCDVRETFGYVGFWRLASRHVVSGVRELWRDRVHRSFIREAQRFVPELRDEDVEDGDCGIRAQAVASDGSLVDDFAIESHGPFVHVRNAPSPAATASLAIGDAIAARALRDQLTA; encoded by the coding sequence GTGGGATCCCGTTACGACGTCGCGATCGTGGGCGGCGGGATCGTCGGACTGGCGACCGCGTACTCCATCGCCCGTCGCGCACCAGCAACGCGGATCGTTGTCGTCGAGAAGGAAGCCGAACTGGCCTCCCACCAGACAGGGCGCAACTCCGGTGTCGTCCACGCCGGCATCTACTACGCCCCTGGCACCATGAAGGCCCGCCTGGCCCTGGCGGGACGGCGCCGGCTCGAACGGTTCGCGCAAGCGCACGACATCCCGTACGAACGGGTGGGCAAGGTGGTGGTCGCCACGCGGCCGGAGGAGGTGCCCCGGCTCCGTGGCCTCCATGACCGGGCAGTGGCCAACGGCGTGGAGGGGTTACGCAAGATTGACCGCGACGAACTTCTCCAGATCGAGCCCCACGTCGAGGGCGTTGCCGCATTGCACTCGCCTTCGACCGCGATCACCGACTTCCGGCAGGTCGCGCTGGCGCTGGCCCGCGAGGTCGAGCGCCGCGGTGGGGACGTACTCGTCGAACATGAGGTGATCGATCTGCGTACCGGTCGTGACGGTGCCGGAGAGCTGCTCACCCGCCAGGGTGTCATCGCGGCTAGAGCCGTCGTGACCTGTGCGGGCCTCCACTCGGACCGCCTGGCTGCATCGACCGGCGGTTCACGTGACCTTCGGATCGTGCCGTTCCGGGGTCGCTACCTGCGGCTGCGACCATCAGCGCGTGCGCTGGTCCGGGGCAACATCTACCCGGTGCCGGACCCGCGGTTGCCGTTCCTGGGCGTGCACTTCACCCCGCGCATCGACGGCGAGGTGCTGTTGGGACCCAACGCGGTACTGGCGCTGCACCGCGAGGGCTACGGACGTGACGACCGGTTCCGCTGGTGCGATGTACGGGAGACGTTCGGGTACGTGGGTTTCTGGAGGCTGGCGTCCCGCCACGTTGTGTCGGGCGTCCGCGAGCTCTGGCGTGATCGCGTCCACCGCAGCTTCATCCGAGAGGCCCAGCGCTTCGTTCCCGAGCTGCGCGACGAGGACGTCGAGGATGGCGATTGCGGCATCCGGGCACAGGCGGTTGCCAGCGACGGGTCGCTGGTTGACGATTTCGCGATCGAGTCCCACGGTCCCTTCGTTCACGTCCGAAACGCTCCCAGCCCGGCGGCCACGGCCTCACTCGCGATCGGTGACGCCATCGCCGCTCGCGCGCTGAGGGATCAGCTGACAGCGTGA
- a CDS encoding metallophosphoesterase → MRLGLSTAATTVASIGAACAGYATLVERRWYRVRRDDLDGALTSHAQRPLRLLLVADLHLSPPDLPLQMFLAGLDASDIDLVVAAGDLVGAPGAEHATVAALAPLTEGGVPGVAVLGANDLYGPVPKNPLSYLTHPDRREFGARLNTDALRDGLHTTGWTTLVDERATITTAAGPVEVVGLLDPHLPSSRLPPRTTIAARDPEAVARLGIVHAPYTSALDLLTSAGYAVILAGHTHGGQVRVPGIGAVVTNCDLPNHQARGTSRWPGPEGRNAWLHVTAGVGQSRYAPFRFGCRPEVSVLELHR, encoded by the coding sequence GTGCGGCTCGGCTTGAGCACGGCCGCTACGACGGTCGCATCGATCGGTGCGGCCTGCGCTGGGTACGCCACGCTGGTTGAGCGGCGCTGGTACCGGGTTCGACGCGACGACCTCGACGGGGCGCTCACGTCCCACGCGCAGCGGCCGCTGCGCCTGCTGCTCGTCGCCGACCTGCACCTGTCGCCCCCGGACCTGCCGTTGCAGATGTTCCTCGCCGGGCTCGACGCGTCCGACATCGACCTGGTGGTGGCCGCCGGCGACCTGGTCGGCGCGCCCGGCGCCGAACACGCCACCGTGGCGGCGCTGGCGCCCCTGACGGAAGGCGGCGTGCCGGGTGTCGCGGTGCTCGGCGCCAACGACCTGTACGGCCCGGTGCCCAAGAACCCCCTGTCGTACCTGACCCACCCCGACCGCCGTGAGTTCGGTGCGCGGTTGAACACCGACGCGCTCCGCGACGGGCTGCACACCACCGGGTGGACGACGCTGGTCGACGAACGCGCCACGATCACCACCGCGGCCGGTCCGGTCGAGGTCGTCGGGCTGCTCGACCCTCACCTGCCGTCGTCGCGGCTCCCGCCGCGGACGACGATCGCGGCCCGCGACCCGGAGGCGGTCGCCAGGCTCGGGATCGTCCACGCCCCGTACACCAGCGCGCTGGACCTGCTCACGAGCGCCGGGTACGCGGTGATCCTGGCCGGCCACACCCACGGCGGCCAGGTCCGCGTCCCGGGGATCGGGGCGGTGGTGACCAACTGCGACCTGCCCAACCACCAGGCCCGCGGCACGTCACGTTGGCCCGGCCCCGAGGGTCGCAACGCCTGGTTGCACGTCACCGCGGGAGTCGGCCAGTCGCGCTACGCCCCGTTCCGGTTCGGGTGCCGTCCGGAGGTCAGCGTCCTCGAGCTGCACCGTTGA